The Kogia breviceps isolate mKogBre1 chromosome 4, mKogBre1 haplotype 1, whole genome shotgun sequence genome window below encodes:
- the LOC131756022 gene encoding peptidyl-tRNA hydrolase 2, mitochondrial-like, translating into MLSKPLVMEYLTNPGVLSLAARVACGMCLGWGLRVRFGMVPRSSVSETDTDTRTEASILGEGGEYKMILVVRNDLKMGKGKVAARCSHAAVSAYKQIQRRNPELLKRWEYCGQTKVVVRAPDEETLVELLTHAKMLGLTVSLIQDAGLTQIAPGSQTVLGIGPGPVDLIDKVTGHLKLY; encoded by the coding sequence ATGCTCTCCAAACCCTTGGTTATGGAATATTTGACTAATCCTGGTGTACTCAGCTTGGCTGCCAGAGTTGCTTGTGGCATGTGCCTGGGCTGGGGACTCCGAGTACGCTTTGGAATGGTCCCCAGGAGCTCGGTGAGCGAGACAGACACTGACACCAGAACAGAAGCAAGCATCTTAGGAGAGGGTGGGGAGTACAAAATGATTCTTGTGGTTCGAAATGACTTAAAGATGGGAAAAGGGAAAGTGGCTGCCCGGTGTTCTCATGCTGCTGTTTCTGCCTACAAGCAAATTCAAAGGAGAAACCCTGAATTACTCAAACGATGGGAATACTGTGGCCAGACCAAAGTGGTGGTCAGAGCTCCTGATGAAGAAACTCTAGTTGAATTACTGACCCATGCAAAAATGCTGGGACTGACTGTAAGTTTAATCCAAGATGCAGGACTTACTCAGATTGCACCAGGCTCTCAAACTGTTCTAGGAATTGGGCCAGGACCAGTAGACCTAATTGACAAGGTCACTGGTCACCTAAAACTTTACTAG